From Mastacembelus armatus chromosome 9, fMasArm1.2, whole genome shotgun sequence:
ACAGTTCAATGATGAGCAAATATTAGGACAACAGGTCACAACTCTTACCACTGCTTGGTAATGTCAAACATCATAATAACTCCATTGCAGTTCTTATACACATCCAGGAACTCTGCATCCAGCGCCACCTCATCTGACTACAACACATACATTTAACAATAGGATTAATCACACAATGTAAAACAATAGTGTcattaacaatttttttttaacatttacacacaacCTCTTTGGCTAATTCCATCATGACCCACATACTACAAGTGAGTCTTTTACTACTGAACAACTGACAGTCATGTGATAATCACCTCTTGGGGCTCATTCTCCAGTTTCAAATTGTCTCCACGCCTTTTGCCTTTGCCTGGAAGAAATCAAAAGTGTTATGTTCAGACGAGCTGATGATAAAAATCAATCTACAGCTTAGTGTTAAGTAAAGCAAGCAGAGCAGCATCGCAGCAAGATGTGTTTCCATAATAAACGCATCTTGTTGCCTAATTTCAACACATTATCCTTTAAATATTGGCTGCGGGCACTAAGTTATGGCTCACACGGTGCAGATGCTCAGGCTCTGTCTATACATAGCAGAAAATCAGCCACACAGCAAACCTGGGGAGAGCCAAACTTTGAGAATATTGACATTCAGATAAGAGTGGAATGAGGCGGAGCAAACTCACGGCACACAGTTGACTTTAATTTCTACACACTATAGTGGTGCTCACCTACACCTTCAAGAAGAGGATATTTTTGGCCTAAGATGAATTCGAGAAAGGTGCaaaaaaagacaacactgaggacagaaaaacaaacaagcaaccATGGTTCTGTCTGATGTCATGAAACACTTGAAACAGATTGACAGGTAAAAGGTGTCATTTGTCAACACAAGGTCAGCCTCAGCACAAAGTCTGACTGCCGTGTGTCAACACTCACCTTTGTCTACCACGTCCCACACCTCTACCTTGACCACATCATCAGTAgctgagaaaaacaggaaggatGTTTTCAATATTCATGTTCTTGGGCCACAGAGTAAAAGAATTGACTGCAGACACTTAAGTGGCTAATATGGACCCAGTAACTAAAACACTACAAGACATGGTGGTGCTAAACGGTATTGCTTGGTATGGAAGTACTAACTAACACAGGACACCTACTCTAATTGGTTAGCTGATACTCAATCTGAAAGCACAAATTTTTACCTTGATAAGGAGCCACTGAAATAAATCACCAAGGTACAAACACCAGGTGTCAATGACACATGAGAATAGAAACATAGCCAAAGCAgtactgacaaaataaaaaaaaacaagctgctaTTACTTAGACTTACTTTTGTAATTCCAATGGATACTTGTTACTTGAATCTCCTGAGTGGGTATGTACTCCTCCACAAATTTCTTTCCCTGCAGTCGATGCCATAAAGTactttttcctgtgtttctgtctccccGAATTACTATTTTCACTTGAGTTGGGAAGAAACATTACATTATGTTAGTCAAAAAATAGTCCATCGACTTAAATAAAAACCAACATTAGAAACTGATAAGTGGACAAACATAATCGTCACTTCACCCAGCTGGTTGAATTACTTACTATTATATTGAACCCCTTTGGCGAAGCGTCTCTGCAAACTTTGGTTCATCGACTGCAGGCCAGCTGGAATGTTCTTCTCCCTGAGCTGCCCTGGCTCAGATCCAACCAGCTTCTTCAGCGctgaaaacatcttgatgaggCTTCACAGTTTGTACAGAAACCAGTGGTGGCAGAGTTGAGCTCCCCTTCTACTAACAATTTACCACACAAAAACTGATGGTAATCTAACAGTGTACCCTAATGGCTGTGGAAGCTAAAGGTCCATGCTTAGAAACAAATATGATGCCAAATTACAAAATACAGACTCTGGATTGATCGACTCTTCTCTTAAAGCTGACAAAATGTTCTCGCTTGCCAGTTAGTGTTGCAGGTAACTACCATGTTGTTTTGAGCATCATCTAtgggaaaaaacacagagatacAAAGATAAGTTATGATTTTGAATGAActgtcttttcttttgaaaatgtaGGTATAATAAATATGCaggaatgtaaaaatataaccCTATACAACATCATGCTTTCATTCCACATCGTCATAGGAATGGTTAGGCAGATCTGGTAATTACAGAAAAACATACACcaatacataaaatatttcagctgataaatatgaataaacacacacacggagtGTGTAAGATGAAAATCACACTATCTAGACTTAATGCAGGCCAGATTGCACCTCATgtgttttatcttttcattCGTTTCATAGAGCTAAGCATATTTGTGTAGAATAATTATCCAAAGACTGATGAAAAAAGTGGAAGGTTGTTTTTATTCCATTGTTGGAATGGTAAATGTATTTCCACATACTTGAAAGActtgataaataataataaattgacTATCTTTGGATTTTGAACAATTGGTCTGACAAAACAAGGTATTTAGTGGTGCCTCATTTGACTCTGGGAAACAGTGATGGACAACCTTGCATTGTTCATTATATAAACCAAACTATTGTCTTTTAATATGTCAAGCTACCAGGACAGAAACCGGTAAAAATAAATCCTTGACATTAAGTAATTAGTGGATGACTACAGAAGGACTTATATGTGGTCATCAGAGCTTGTCACCATGGACCTATAAAATGCTAATGGAGCTGTCACCGGGCCCCAGAAGGTACTACATTATTCACCATGAAGATCAGCATGGCCAACACAGAGAGCGCCTCTGCTCACTTAAGGAGAAACTAGTTCAAAGTCAAAGAGCAGCTGTGCATAATTGGCGGTGGCAGGTGAATTTAGTCTTTTTGGAGTCAATCCTTTACCCAGCTAACATTTAGCTGTCCAGGCTACTAAGCTCTTGTAGCGTCACAGAATTATGAAACATAATGGCTATAAATAATGCCAACAATACAGAGTATGTCAAGGGCAACACCGGCTTCAGACAGTGATGAAGCAGTCGGGTTTGTTTTCTAGCCTAGCTCAGAGGTAACGTTATCCCTTTGCTCTGTTGGAGCTAGCTAGCTACCAAGCCAATATTAGCTTAGCTTTGCTCCTCTTCGCACAATGGCATTAATTGGCAGCAGTCTTTTCCTCCGGGCGGAGCGGCCTAGCAGTACTCACGGTTATTTAGCAAGACAATAAACTGCAGTCCCAGCATGTTGTTCCTGAGACATCTGTCAGCCCTCCATCCCGACACAGATGTAGCAGCGACATTCCTTTGCAAAGAAAGCAGCTACAGCCGCCGTCACCGGTCACGTGCTCTACTTCCGCTAAACCTTCGAAATAAAAGTTGTACAAAAAGCTTTACAACATGGAAATGAACAAATCTGTTGTAAATCCACCACTGTGGTATAACTCCCCTTGGTATatagttgaaaaaaatatgtataatgtATTTTGAGAAAATACACTTTGTACAAGGTCTCTCCAGATCTCTTTATTACAAAACGCTAAACCTTCAGCTGCTGAATATCACATGATATGAACAACATTGTGGTGGGATTATGTTCTCTACATAAAAAAGGTTAACAGCAACATATACTATTATCcaagaaaataatttttgaatATCAGGATAACAATCAGTCTGTGGACATATTCTTAATGACTCCATTTAAGAAAATCAGGATGATATAGAAACACATGGCACATATAGACACAACTTGTGGTTGAGTATGTATTTTGTGATGAtcctttatttttcctcataATGCTGTGGGAATAGTGTCCATGGGCACTGGGGCCTACTGCTCTCCTGCAACATCTTGGTCTGCTCAAGTCCTGCACACTTGCTAACATTTACTGCCAAAATGAATGCGGTCTGTGAATAAGATTAAGATATTGATTATACAGGCTGCAATACGAATGCATAACTAAGGATCTAACCTCATTTAAATTAAAGCCCACAGATGCTCTTCTTTCGGTCTTGCGCCGCCTAGCGGCAGACGTAGTCCCTTACAACTGAACCCAGCATCCTCAGCTGTCACTTCTACCACAGAAAACACCTGGCCCtatttgtctgtgcatgtgaaGCCCAAATGTCCTCATGGGTTCTTAGCATAAGCAGGGACACCCTAATAAAGCCACCAGTATGTAGCTAGTGCGATGGGTCCTAACGTTGAGCTGCCTTGAACACACCCCGACACTGTTCAAGGGGAATAATGGCTGCACAGGAACCGTCTCCACCATCTTCCCTGGAAGGCAACAAGCCGGGCTTCCCGAAGAAAATTTTGGCCAACAACCTcgaagaaaaacatttgtgcaATTCGTGCCAGAAAATCCTGAGAAGGCCTTTACAAGCCCAGTGCGGACATCGCTTTTGTTCcttctgttttcacaaaattgTGAGGTGAGTAGTGTCACGGCTGCTAGCAGGCTAGCTAACGTTGGGGGTGTAGCCGCTATGAGCGATCACAGCTGCACCAAACCTCCTTCAAATATCGCTCAGTTTAATGTTGCTTTCCTGTTGTGCCGCATAACGCCACATATAGCTGAAAATACAAGTTACAGAGAGACTGAGATGACCCACTGCAAATTGCGGCGTACGAGTAATTCACCAGTCATCACTTTATCCCAGGAAAATCCCAACCTGTGTGCGGGGCTGGCCAGGTGTCCTCATAGCCAGCCCGGCTGACCTCTTGAGGTTTGCCAGAGAAAGCAGGGCACATTTCCAGCAATTCAGCTTGACACTGTTGTATGAAATACCAGGTCGGTGTGTGCCGGACTGACTAGAAGGTCCTGCACCTGTTAAACTAGATAAGGTGACCTGGTAAGCGTCCATCCAGTCCATGTACTGAGTTACTTGTGGTGCTACAAGTAGTAGTTTCTATCTATACTGGGGTGACCGCTACAGAATATGACTGCagttctttcattttttgtcgggatgcagaaataaaagattttggaaattatttttaaatgacaagttatttttcttttttgcactAGCGGCGCAGTAAGACGGTAAAGCTGTAGTGATATTCATGGGTTTTCCTCCTTACACTGCGCATGTGTGTGATGGATCTGTGACCATGCATTATTTTTCTGggtggtctttttttttttttttaaatgttcagttttatttgtattttccttAATAATTTTGCAGAATAACTGAAAACCTAACCTGTGTTAAAGCTTTAAGCACACGTCCTGTATGAAAACAGGTGTTACGCTAATATCTGTGAGCCATCAGATTCAGTGACTCCGTTTTTAATATAGTGCCATATGTgactgcaataaataaataaactgaataagCTGAATTTTTCATGGCCTAAAATCAGAGACTAATGGATTTCTATTTCTCCTAAATTCAGTTTTGTAGACTCTAATCGGTACTCCAATTACAGAAACCTTTGTCTGTAGCCTACATAGTTGgaatataaatcaaatatcaATACTAAAGTCGTTCCTTCATTAGGATCCCTCTAGTGATATATAGATGTAATTATGTTAGCTAATGTTATGCTTACATTGTGCATATGTGAGCAGTAAATTTTGATTCAAGAGTCCAACAATTCAATAATACATTGGTTTCTGGGTCTCGTGTTGAGAATTTAGTGTCTGACACATGGTTGGTATTTTAAGATTGTATCTATATTAgtgtaaagtttgtttttcatcttttcaagCTCTGGGCCACAGAACTGCAGTGCTTGCATCAAAGAAGACTTGTTTGAGGAACCCACCTCTATTCTCAAGCAAGGTGGTGTAAGTACATTTGACCTTACACTGCATCTTTTTGAGTGATTCTCATAGTAACATAAATACAGCTATGGTATGAAGTGTCAATAGCAGTGGAGTTCAGTCAGGTCTGGCATTTTTTGGTTGTAGCTGATGAGGACCAAAGTTTATTTTGGAGATGAAGTCTCTCATAATAAGCATTAGTATTGTAATGTCACAGATCCAGTGAGCCACCTCCGCCTTAGAACGATTTGACTTGTCTGTAATTATTGGCAGTATACGCTAGAGCAATTGTAGTCATGTGTGCCTAGAAATGAGACCAAATGTGTTGGATAAATTAGAGCCCGGAGAGAAAAGTGACCCTCAGTAAACTGATGCAGAGTGTATGTAACCCTGCCTGTCAGGCTGTAACTGAAGACACAAAGCAGACACTACTGACAGCAACCTCTGCTTTTCCATTCAGGCTTTCCCAGACAATGCAGCTCGGAGGGAAGTGGAAGCCTTGGCAGCAGTCTGTCCCAATGAGGGATGCACATGGACAGGAACTATTAAAGAATTTGAGGTGAACCCTAATGCGAATCGGGCTTTGAAACATCCCTTCTTATGCCAGTCCTCTTATTACTGAATGGAGCTGGTGTATTTGTGGTATTTTTGCTTACTGAGACTGTTGGGTGATGTGTTCCTCTGCCCTTCCACACTTCTGTACAGCCATTTCATTTGCCATCATGAATAATGTCTGAGTTAtctgtgtccaaacctttgactgaaCAGAACATCTAGTAATAGTTGACATTTTACCATGTAATGGGTGTCAAAGATAAACAGATCTTTGTAAAGCAGATGAACATGCTAAATCTAGAGTATATGTGCACAtctctgtccaaaataaaaacaaaactgtataAAATTCAAGCAACTCATTTAGACTATATTGTCAATAGCCTGACTGCTCTCACTGTTATCATCAGAACATTGCACTAATTTTGCACCATGCATTGaaagttattaaaatataacatttagagcagtggttctcaaccctggtcctcaaggacccctgccctgcttgttttccaactacccctgcacttcctgcttctgattggctaaactCACCTGctccaggtaatcagctgtgggtaCAGCAGGTATAGCTGGAAAGCAAGCAGGGCAGGGGTCCTTGAACCGCTGTTTTAGAATCCCTTTTCACCTTGTCagcttcttcttgtttttatattttgaactTATTctttcaaattaattaatttaaacttTCCTTTTATATGTgaagtttctgtttcatttcatcatcaCGTCATTAGAATGACTTTAATGTCCTGTATTAGTGACCTTCCCATCACACTAAACCAAGTGTCAGATACATCTTTCCTCTGCACATACACCACCTGGTGGTCATTAAACCAAAGGTGGAACCATGTTCTCATGTTCAGGTGACCattagaaacaaatgaaaactttttcttttgttgtcacATGTAGGCCAGCCATGAGGGCAGCTGTGACTTCATGATCATCCTGTGTCCTTCTTGTAAAGAGCTGATGAGAGCCAATGAACAGGAACGCCACAATGAGAGAGAGTGTCCAGAAAGGACACTCAACTGCAaatactgcaaagaaccctTCTTGTTAAAGAACATCAAGGTGAGGCCATCTAATAAATTAACCCTGATTTCAGAACAGTTTATCACAGGTAAAAAACAATTAGTCATTCTACACTAACCCATAAAGTAAAAGCATCTTTGTTTTAGACATTTCTGTGACTATagtaaaagtcaaaatgaaaactttagACTCTCTGCTGTGCTTCTAAACTGTGTTCAGGTGCATTCTATTTGCTTTGATTCCCCTTGACACAGGTGTGGTAAAGTGAATTGATTATACATAACTAGGAAAGACATACGCATATGAGGTCCCACAGTGCATGCAAGGGCAAAAATCAAGACATGAGGTCTAAGGAACTCTCTGTAGACCTCTGTGATAAAACTTTGGTGAGGCACAGATTGGAGTAAAGATTTAAACCACATCTAAAGCTTTGAGTGTTCCCTGGAGGACAGTGGCATCTGGACAGACTGAGTTCTGTCCATTTACTATGAAATTCACAGcacaaagtgtgcaaaaaaaGCAAGACTGGAAATGGCTTTgtttgaatactttctgaagcccCTATATTTGTTACAATGAACTAACTTACTTGTTTTTATAGGCGCATGATGAGATCTGTCCAAAGTACCCGATGATTTGTGAAGGTTGTGCAAAGAAAAAGATTCCTAGAGAAAAGGTATTCAGAGATTTATTTcaataatttttatatttctgttagACTGATATTATTAACCATTTAATTACGGTTCAAAGGCTACAACATATTCATAGATCATTggcttcttttatttatttttgttttgttttgcagtatGTGGACCATATTAAATTCTGCAGTAAATTTAAAGCACCATGCAGATTTCATGTTGTTGGCTGCGATACATCTGTAAGTAGACATTTCTGTCATAATTTGCTATATGTTTAACTAATGTAATAACTATTGGATCATGTAATAACTTGGCAAAATTCAACAAAATCTTCCTTGGCAGGTAGATACAGTGTTTAGACAAGTAAAACAgagcaaaatgtaaaatgttcaaatatggtgaaacataaaacatggTGAAGCAGTAGTTTTCTTCACGGCAAGAAGGTTCTGTTTTCACATCTGGTTCAGCCCTGCGCCCTTTCTATTCTGTCTGGAGTTTAcctgttctctctgtgccttTCTTTGGGTACTCTCATGCCCTCCAGCAGTCCAAAGACAGTTTGGTGTTGGGTTAATTAGTGATTTTAAAATTGTCTTGAGGTGTGAATGTTTGGCTGTCTTtatatgtcagccctgtgatagactggtgatctttCCAGGGTGTGCCCCaacctcttgcccagtgtcagctgagaTTGGCTCCAGTCCATCTGTGACCCTGGAAGGATAAGAGTTATAATAGATGGATATTatgagaaaatacaattacatTCTTTTCTAAAACagtatttcatttcactttttgaaaCATCTGGACAGTCGGTGCCAAGGTATTACATTATTCATCAGTTTTGAGCAGAAGTGGTTGCACATGTCTGCAAATGGAATTTGTGTTCATGAAATTTCCATGTCAGTATTTAGTAGAAGCACCTCCATCAGTAATAACAATCTTAAGAGTAGTGATTTAACATTGCTCTCCTCCAACACTGTTGGACTCTCTTGAACGCAGAGTTTATAAAAAGTAGCAAAATAGATGCAGCATAAACCAGAGATGTCATCATAATGTATTCCACTTATTCGTCCCTGTCAAAACCTGGTGCATACATTATCCACAATGTTGCTTGACAGCTGGCACTTTGTGGCTAATGTAGCCACTATCGTTAAGATGAGAAGTGGGCTGCAGAGGTGTTTTTTTAGTTGTCAAGCTTGTCTTCAGCCCCAACTGGTTCAAGTTATGTCACTTGCAGCAAATTACCAGACTTGTCAAACgtttgtatacagctttttttttttttaacatacagAACTACTTACCAACACCAGTATGCAGACtttcaaaaaatgtaatgtattaaTGTTCTTTTgagataaaatgattaaattaagCTTGTAAGCTGACCTTCAGTCAAACCTGTAAtgaatttactgtttatttaatgtgttattCAACTGTACATAAGATTTGGTAAGATCATGTGGTGATGGATGTTTTCAAGTCCAGTCATAAATTCTGGTTTGGATGGAGGTCTGCATTATGACTGAGCCACTACAGGACATTAAAACTGTTCTGATGTCCTCCTTGTGCAACTTTGGGTATCCCCGTAGCAAGATGCATTATGTTTTTAGGGTTATCTGTCCATACGTACATCCCTCTGTAGGTCTGTCTGTACATCCCATTCTTGTGAACATGACATATCAGGAAGTTTGGAAGTGTACTTGGATTTAAAGATGAACTGATTCAATTGTGGGTCCTCCAGGGCATGTTGCACAGAAGCATCCTCACGTCATGGTGCTAACAGCATCATGCTGTGAGGATGTCTGCTGGGGAGGCTATTGCTCTCCAGACAGAtcttcaaagtaaaaaaaaaaaaaatccagatcaGTTTCACAACTTGAGCACAACATGGAGCTGGTTTCCTTTCAACTTATATACTACTTGTCAGAAGTCATACAGGGTGTTTTATATATGTAAGAGAGAGGTTTTATAttgtactttcttttttttttttttttttactttttttttactgcttttacCTGCTGTGGCACAAATTCATGAGTTTTATTGAAATATGTCTGTCAGTAAGATGAGATAAATTTTATTCATCCCTAGAGGGAAATTAAGGATagatgttgtttgtgtttaatatgttttctgcttgtaaattttttatttttttttattttttatttttttcaaactccAAGGTGGAGAAAGAGAAGATTCATGACCACGAGCGGCAGTGCTCCTATGAACACCTCAACCTGCTCCTGCATTTCATCATGGGCATTAAGGTGAGCCTGGAGAGCTTGCAGCCCCAGAGCCTGGAGGTGGCCAGCCATAAGCTGCAGGAACTGCACCAGTCCCTCAGGGACTTGGAGATGAAGATGAGCCAGCTGAGTGGGGTTGGTGCAGTGCCTGTGCAGGGTGCGTGTGCACCAACCTTGTCGACCTCTTTTACCCCACTGCCCAGCACAGTGGGTGCTGCTCTGGAACTTCAGCTTCAGAGTGAAAAGGCCAAGGTGGCAGAGCTAAGCCGGCGCTGCCAGGAGCTGGAGCTCAAAGTGAGCACATTTGAGAACATCGTCTGCGTCCTCAACCGAGAGATGGAGCGTTCCTGTGCCACCATGGAGGCCTACAACCGCCAACATAGACTGGACCAGGACAAGATTGAGATCCTCAACAACAAGGTGACAAAATGACCTCTATAAACCCCTGATCTGGTGAAAACCATGGCTGGACTACAAAGTCTGTCACTGTGGGCCCCCCTCAGCCAAATCAAGACAAGTGTGTCCCTTCTAAGAAATCACAAATGAGGCTGGGGAACCTTTTTTCCTATTTCCAATACCCTGCTTTTGATTCTGAAGTTTCAAGAAGGCAAATATGAATTTTCTCTTCCTATTTAGCTCAAGAGAATCATTGTTAGCTTTATCAGGTGTTAGTTTATCTAGTACATTACGCTTCTTATCAATGagcatttgttttggtttgtagACTCAAAGTGCCTTAGGTAAATCATGTTCATGCATTATCATACTGCAGGTTCGTCAGCTGGAGAGGACTGTGAGCCTGAGGGACCTTTCCATCGTGGAGATGGAGGGTAAAATGAGGGAGATGTCTGCAGCCACATATGATGGAATCTTTGTCTGGAAGATTTCAGATTTCACTAAGAAGAGGCAGGATGCCGTTGCCGGCCGTGCCCCTGCAATGTTCTCACCTGGTCAGATGACTAATTTCTGAATTACAATCCAGAGAATGATACATTGTCTGCCCAATTAGTAGTGAATAACGTCATTGCAATCTTTGGTGTATTGTATTTTTCAGCCTTTTATACAAGTAAATATGGCTACAAGATGTGCTTGCGTATCTACCTGAACGGTGATGGGACAGGCCGTGGCACCCACTTATCCCTGTTCTTTGTGGTGATGAGAGGACACTGCGATGCACTCCTCAAGTGGCCGTTTAATCAGAAGGTAACACCCATTAGGATTAGTTAAAAATAATGTTGCTGTACCACTGCAAAACCTCAGTTTTGGTTTGAAAGTTAGACCAAGTGGCAAGCTATTTTCCCTGGTAATAGCCTTTATGCACCTTAATTAGGCTTAAGCTTAAACCCATGGAAATGTCATAGTTCTCATCTAAGTCTCAAGAAGGAAGCaagtaaatgtaaaacacatatACTAACTTATGGACATTGGAcatttagaatttttttttttttgcctagtTTTGTTATACATCACTTTGAAATCTAAGGGCACCATGTTGGTTTATTTCGATGTGGTATATTGCTTTACGTTTTTAGTGGGTTGTTGAATCAgtatttttaatgatttgattTACCCCTTGTGcaatcatttgtttattttgaattataTTAAAGAGCTATCATGCTAATCCTATGATGGCAGTAGTGGGTCAGTTGgggctgcagttttttttccatcagaaCAGATGTAAAGTTCAAATCATACTATCTCTATCCAGGTTACTCTAATGCTGCTTGACCAGAATAACAAAGAGCATATAATTGATGCCTTCCGGCCCGAcatttcctcctcatccttCCAGAGGCCCGTCAGCGATATGAACATCGCCAGTGGCTGCCCGCTCTTCTGTTCACTCTCTAAGCTGGACTCTAAAAACTCCTACATCCGAGATGACACCATCTTCATAAAGGCCATTGTGGACCTCACTGGGCTCTAGGCAAAAGATAAAGGCATGAATCAAACCCTGCCTTTTGTATCACCAATAACTGGCATTTCTCTTTGGGGGTCTGTCTAGTTGTTTGGGTCTAGATTCTTTGCAGCGTTACAGTAAACCAGAGCAGGAAACTTCTTTTTAGTTAGTGGCTAATGATTTTGAAAACTCCCAAAGCCATTGTAACTGTTTTATGAAACTTCATTTGACCAAAACACTGATTACTTACAAAAGTGGCTGGAGGAATGAACACAATGTCGTATATACTATATATGCCAGTTTTTTGCCTAGTGACAGGTGTTCATTTCTGGCCCTGCAGAAGACACTTAACACGAGAGCGGCTTGGTTGCTGACAAAGATGACAGGTTGTGAACAAGATTGTCAACCCAGGCTGGAAATTTACTTTTTATGGAAGTTGGGATAGGGTGGGCTTTAGCCCAATCGCCTAACCTTACACTTAACTCTAAACCTGCCAAGGTGAACAACTTTCAGCTAATCTCGACTACATCCTACCCAGGTTGGCCGTCTTCCATCATATCTGCAGAAAGGTTCTCTTGACTCACATTTGAACTGACAGGAATATTACAAGGTAGAATGTTATACCTATAAATTACCTATAAAATGATGATAGTTTCTCTAATGATGCTGATTTCTTTTACCAGTTAGCCAACTAGTCTCTAACTTTGTCTCCTGTTTTGT
This genomic window contains:
- the traf2a gene encoding TNF receptor-associated factor 2 isoform X1 — protein: MAAQEPSPPSSLEGNKPGFPKKILANNLEEKHLCNSCQKILRRPLQAQCGHRFCSFCFHKIVSSGPQNCSACIKEDLFEEPTSILKQGGAFPDNAARREVEALAAVCPNEGCTWTGTIKEFEASHEGSCDFMIILCPSCKELMRANEQERHNERECPERTLNCKYCKEPFLLKNIKAHDEICPKYPMICEGCAKKKIPREKYVDHIKFCSKFKAPCRFHVVGCDTSVEKEKIHDHERQCSYEHLNLLLHFIMGIKVSLESLQPQSLEVASHKLQELHQSLRDLEMKMSQLSGVGAVPVQGACAPTLSTSFTPLPSTVGAALELQLQSEKAKVAELSRRCQELELKVSTFENIVCVLNREMERSCATMEAYNRQHRLDQDKIEILNNKVRQLERTVSLRDLSIVEMEGKMREMSAATYDGIFVWKISDFTKKRQDAVAGRAPAMFSPAFYTSKYGYKMCLRIYLNGDGTGRGTHLSLFFVVMRGHCDALLKWPFNQKVTLMLLDQNNKEHIIDAFRPDISSSSFQRPVSDMNIASGCPLFCSLSKLDSKNSYIRDDTIFIKAIVDLTGL
- the traf2a gene encoding TNF receptor-associated factor 2 isoform X2, translating into MAAQEPSPPSSLEGNKPGFPKKILANNLEEKHLCNSCQKILRRPLQAQCGHRFCSFCFHKIVSSGPQNCSACIKEDLFEEPTSILKQGGAFPDNAARREVEALAAVCPNEGCTWTGTIKEFEASHEGSCDFMIILCPSCKELMRANEQERHNERECPERTLNCKYCKEPFLLKNIKAHDEICPKYPMICEGCAKKKIPREKYVDHIKFCSKFKAPCRFHVVGCDTSVEKEKIHDHERQCSYEHLNLLLHFIMGIKVSLESLQPQSLEVASHKLQELHQSLRDLEMKMSQLSGVGAVPVQGACAPTLSTSFTPLPSTVGAALELQLQSEKAKVAELSRRCQELELKVSTFENIVCVLNREMERSCATMEAYNRQHRLDQDKIEILNNKVRQLERTVSLRDLSIVEMEGKMREMSAATYDGIFVWKISDFTKKRQDAVAGRAPAMFSPAFYTSKYGYKMCLRIYLNGDGTGRGTHLSLFFVVMRGHCDALLKWPFNQKRPVSDMNIASGCPLFCSLSKLDSKNSYIRDDTIFIKAIVDLTGL